The genomic region CATACTATCTCGCCGCCGGATTTTCGAGGCAGGGAAATTTTTAGTACGAACGATAGTAAAATGCAATTGAGAAAGTCATCATCTCAAATAACAGTATATGAAGATGTCGCCTGGTATCGAATACCTCGTACGCTAGCCTCTTTTTTACGAAGAAAGGTGTAACAAATTCGTTAAGAATTAGGAtatgttcttttttaattttgcttgaaaaatattcttttctttgccgacccctgctctagTAGAGAAATTTCAGACACTACCTTGAATGAAATGGAATAACGTTGAACAgttacttaaaataaaataccaacAATGtacaatttcaaataaaacaaaaacttggtAAATCAATCTATGAACTAAAACCAAAAATCTTAAAGGAGGGACTGTTACAAAAACCTTGTTCTTTGCAAAAACAAGTCAAAAATGCTATGGTGGTAGAGTCAAAAATGCTATGGTGGAAACATAATACCTATATTTTTCCTATGAATAAATGTTTCGATTGGTTTAACAACGATTTTATCATTCTGTTAACTTCCAGATAACGTTTGGCGAACGGATCTCGACTTCATGGTAACGCACAGCGATCGCCTAGTGGTGCTATCGTTCATGACTTCGTCCCCAACCTACGCAAACTCCACCGCTTCCACCGTCCGTCCGGCGCTGAGCGAACTGGAGCGAAAGCTGTACCGGAACGGTTACTTCGAGCAGAGCGATCTGGTGGAAAAGTTCGCCGACTACGACGATAGCCTCGGAGCGCTCGACACCAGCGACGAGGCGTTCCGAACGCACGAAGCCCTCGAGATGGGCACCCTGTTCGCCGGAGGTGTCAATGGCCCGATCGCCATCTCGACCATGGAGAACTTCCACCTGGTGGAACCACCGACCACGCTGCACACGCTGCCGCCGGTGCGAAACCTGCGGACAACCACGGTAGCTCCGGCAACCGGCATGGGGAAGCACCACCGGCATTCGACCTCGGGACCGACCGCCAGCACCGTGCCACCGTACGCCAGTGGAGAGGGCAGTCGCGAAAGCCGCCGGAAGGAACCGAATCGGAACGCCGCCCACCATCGGAAGGCATCGAATGGGAAGGGTCATGCGGGTGGGAAGGTGAAGTCGCAGCACGCGCATCACGGAAATCATCACGGTCAGCATCACCAGGAGCAGCAGCCACGGCATCGGTACGTCGAGGAGGTGGACACACGGTTGGAGCTCGAAGAGCAACAGGAGCTGGACTGGAGTGCACTGAACCAACCGGAAGGCACACCGACGCTGATCGAACCCCCCACTTCCGGAGTCGGCGGTGGCAAGAAATCTCCTTCGCAAAAAGGAAACCGTCCCACAAGCACCACCATCCAGCCGGCGACGACGGTGAAGTCTGCTCCCCCGAAGCGCCCAACTGCGACAACGACAAGCACCGTCGCCCCGACCACCACCGTGAAGAAGGCACCGGCGGCCACGAAGGACAGCGACATTCACATCCTCAAGCCGGTGAACCTGCCCGAGAACATCATCCCCTCGACGCCGGTCACGACCAACTCGAAGATCATCGAAATCAAACCCCCCAAAGGTTCGACGGTGGCCAGCGCCAAGTCGCCGGCTGCAGCGGCGTCTACCGGCGGCGCGAACCGGAAGAACAAACGCGAGTCGAGCGGGGGTGGCGAAAACTTTAGCAGCGAAAGCCTCGAGAGCATCGAAAGCATCCCGAGCGTGGACGAGGACGAGTTCATCATCAAGGACGAGAACGGGATGGAGATCAAGCCCGCCTTCCTGATCGGCGCGGCCCCCGGTAACCTCACCTTCCGTCCGATGCAGCTGGTCGGCTTTCCGGCGCTGCTGGCGAAGCTGTTCGGCTCGCCGGCCGACCGGCAGTTCAGTGCCGGGTCGGCCTGGTCCACGGTGCCCAGCGCGGAGTTCGTCAACCTGGCCGTGGCGCTGGCCGTGTGGGCCGTACGCTATCCGTCCGTCTTCTGGCACACGTCCAAGTCGTTCGCCTGTCTCTTCAGTCTGCAGATGATCGCGAACGGCGTGGACATCCTGCTCAGCTTCGCCGGTGCGAGCGTGCTCTACAAGCTGCAGACGCTCGGGCAGGCCTTGCCCCTGCAGGCGCCGGCCCTCATCCTCAACGGGACGGTCACCGTGGCGCTCACCATCCTGGCGCTCGTGCTTACGATCGCTTCCTCGATGGTGCTGTATCTGTACGGGCACGGGAAGCTGGCGGCGAAGGTGCGCGATCGGCGCATGATCACCGCCAAGCAGAGTGCGGACGTGTGGGCGTACTTTGCGCACTGTTCGTCGCTCTGCTTCGTCCTGGCCCTGGCCGTCGTCAAGGCTCCGCTGATGCACGACCTCAGCGCCACCTACCGGGGAAGTCTCGATGGAGCGGTCCTAGCCGCCGGTATGTACACACACCTTATCCTTATTAATTCTACAAGATCAAACACGATCAAAGACATTCGGAAAATTAAACCCCATTCCCACAAAATCCTTCTCTCCACAGCTCTCGGTTCCGTGGTGCACCTGTTCCTGTGGATCGTCCTCTGGCTGGGACTGACCGCCAAGCGCCGCTGGCACTTCAAGCTACCTCCGCTGGACGGAGGACGCGCATGTGGCGGGCCCGGAACGGCCAGCCAACCCCTGCTCCGGGGCAACGGAAGTCTTCGCTCACCGAACGGAACGTCCAACGGGTTGCCGGCGTCGGCCGGCCAGCCAGGGCCCGGCGGTGCCAGCTCCGGTTCCGGCGGCGAAGAGGAAACAATCTACTGGCCCAAGATTGCACCGAACTCGCCGAAGCTGAAAGTCACGTTCAACGAAGTACCCAGTACGTCCTCCGAGCTTGCGCTCGGTCCACACGAACATGGCAACAAGCGGTAAAGCATACGAGACAAGTTTTCCCCCGCCCCGTTCCTCCGGGGGGGGTTTCCTTCAATCGgattttgtgtgttgtttgaaCTAAGTGTCATgcttgtgttgtgtgtgtctgtgcttGTTGCTTGATCATTTTGTACATAAATACTTTCCCTGTAATTTTTACGTTCGCGTTTTGGTTGCATGCACATTTTGCAGCTTTTCCCAACGGCTTCCAGGGAGTGTTGGCGATTTTCTAGAATTTTTCCACTTAGTTTTTAAAACCTAATCGGTTACCACAAGCCAGATAAAGGTGGACAACTGCTAGAAAACCGTCGTCGCTTGCTAGATGCCACGAAGGAGAATCTGTATTTGCAATATTTACCAATTAGTCCTTCATTTATACGAGTATTCGATTTTCTATTATAAACGCACCATTCAAGTTAGAGCCTACTTTGCACATTAGAACCCGTTTTGATCATTgtttttcgcaaaaaaaaaaattctaaacCCGTTTTATTACTGCTTGTCCTTGTTTGTATCGTTTGTGCTTGTTTGTCAAATGGTCTGGCGACCTTTCTAACGCCCTCCTAACCGTGCgaatccctccctccctccagcCATCCGTCCGGTGGAACCACGATACGTCTGTCCAGTCTTACGGGGGAAGCTGACGACGGAGACTACGCTACGCTAAGGGGCCCGACCGGCGATCTGCTACACCTCGGCCCGTACGAACATCCGGGCCCATCCGGATcgcctccacctccaccgcccCCGCCGCCACAGCTCGACGACTGCGATCTGCTGGACGAggccagcaacagcaacacgcTTGTCGGCAGCACCAACGACCACGCCGACGACACGTCCGAGGAGGGGAAGCTGCTGGCGTGCGTGCGGGACGACAGTGTGACGTACGCGTCGACCCGCGATCTCGAGCCACCGATCAGCCGCACCATGTCCCGCGAGACGTTTATGCGATCGCCGGAACAGTCCCTCAGCAGCCCGCTAGCACCAGTCACCGTCACCGTACACAACCATTTGGAGAACGTGGTGCGTACCAACGATGCCTTCAAGCAGTGATAAACACCTAATGgccattttcgatcgatttcagGGTCCTGGATCAACGCCCCGATGCTTACGTCGGGCCGATTCCGGCATGCCAACGGAAGCCCTGACCCCACGCTCGGACTCTACCTCGACGGAAAGTTCCACCTCGCCACCGGACTGCCGCGATGCGCCCTCGGAAACCTCGAGCGGCGTGCACTCGGGTGAGGAGCGCGACGAGGTAGTCATCCGGCCACGCTCCGGCCCATACAAGTCCATCATCaagccaccgccaccggccATCCAGGAAGAACCGTTCGGCCGCTCGACCAACATGAAGATGTCCAGCTTCAACAAGGACGGCACGAGCGCCACGCTGCCCCTGACGCGCGGTTCCACCGACATGCATCACCGGTCCGACTACCCCCAGTGCAGCACGATGCCCCTGCCGGCCGGctatcatcagcagcagcatcaccacTATCACTCCCAGACGTCCTTCACGCCGCCCCAGTCGGGATCTTCccggcagcagctgcagcagcacacGACACTCCCGAACGGGCTGCGCTATGCCACCTCCTCCAACCAGTTCCTCAAGCGGCTACCGTACATGAAGAACGCCGAATCGCCGTACGGCCACCTGGGACTGGGCGCCGGACACCACACATTCTCCAAGCTCCTGCACGACCCACtcagcggtggtggtggtggtggagttcCCGGAATGCCTTCGCACTCACACTCAAACCACAGCACGTTCCTACCACCGGCGACCATTCCGGAGGATCGTGACTCGGCCAACTACTCCATGATCTCCGACCAGGACCGGGAGATGTACATAAATGCGGCTCAGATCGGCAGTATGCAGATGCAGCACTAAGGGAGACCCCGCTTGGGTGATCCTCAAAAGTTCGTTCGGCGTCGTCGCACAACTCTCACTCACATACCGTAGGGCGTTCTGGGAAGCACACGTGATGTCATAGACAGTACACACTTTCTGTTCGATTAAGCTGTACAAATCTCACATCTCGCTTACATTACAAAAACATACATTAACCAAACAATTGTTCATAGAATCCACTGGCAGCCGAAGCTTATGTACATAGTAATGACTAAAACAAATATGCAGCTATTATATCGGAAAGTATCATCAAGTTATCTCATAAATACAGACATGCGGTTCCATCGCCTCCTTCCGCTCATTAACGTACAGCATCTTTCGCTTTAAACGTTTCCCGCGAAGGGGatgaataacaaaacaagcaaataaTAAGAATTACCCGGGGTGATATTGTCCTAGGACAAAATATATCGAATGCTATAGCATCAGGAAGCTCACGAAAGAGGGTTCGAAAGGACCCTTCTCTTTCCCTTCTGTAATAGGAAACGCGACAGACTGACGGTTTTAGCTTTTGTAGAAGCTCTGCGCTGCGGTTCAGATATCGTTGCGGTGGAAAACGCGACCGATCGCCATCGATcgttttgtacattttacaAACACCTCACCGAAACGGGTGCGGAGTTAAGTAGTATTTTAGCTACCAAGATCGTGCGATAGATAGCGTAAACGGCGATTGCATAGAATAGATCAAATTCCCGGTTCATTCGAGTGAACGATCGATTCCTCCGCCGGTCATGTACAAGATACAAACATGGGTATAACGCTTTCAGCAGAGACGATCCTCAAACGTATGGTAAAGTCCAAAGTTCTAGCGAAACAGGCATATCCACTGAATATTTCACCCTAACGGCGGACCCAAACCGTAACTACATCATATCATACTCCTTTTAACCCCGCCAGGCGCTATAGGACCCCTAAGACATGCAAACGAAACGGATACATATGGAACgtcggaaaggaaaatgttgcaaataAGGTCGTCAAGGGCAATATGGCAATTCTCGATTCATTTCATCTGTTTATCGAGATTTGAAGAAAGAGAGTGATTACAATTTCTTGCGTACAGTTCACAGTACCATGCATAAACTCAAATCTTTAATGGTCAATGGTTGCTATGTTTCGTAGCTCGAACGAGGCTAAATGTTACCAATGACGAGacctttgcaaacattttctaacCTGTTTCTTAACAGTTTATTCGACCAGGGAAACGACACGAGTTTTGAACAATTTATACAGGTTAAGGAACATTGCAGCTCTACACAGGAGGGAAAGAATGCCCTCCCAATGGCCAACTATAAAGTATGCAATAAATAGAACGAACAGCTCATTCATCAAACCATACCGTGCTTCAGCATCCAACATTACACTATTGCCATAGTCGTGCGCTAAACAAAAATCACATTTCAATACATCAGGGAGAGAAGTTAATCAGCGAAGATTACATAACTACTACAGGAAGCATGAAACATAAAacgagaagaagaaacaaaacataccAACCAACCAATCCATCCGACGCGTCCCGGCGCATTGGGACGCCGATGCGGCAAACGGAACCATATTTGCAGCAAAGTATTGTAACCACAGGACAATATAAACTTGAGACCGATTTTTTGCCATCTACTACTGCACCGTGTATTGTAGTGACATTTTATTGCCATATATGTACGTAGAGCGCTCGGAGAAGGGAGTTTAGCAAGCGTGCCTCGGAGGGTGATAGGCAGATGAATAAAGGATCGTATAAGAAAACCCCGCTAATGAAACCAACACGAATTACAATACATGACGTTCTGTACGTGCATAAGTTTGTATAGCTCATGCCTCGCGAGGTCCCGAGATCGGATAACAAGCAGCATACATGGACAGCCTCGATACATCGGACTTCATTTCCAAATCGCTCGAAAATTATCATTCAGATCATTGTACCGATTCGATCATGTGCTACCAAACGTTCAGGATAAGGTAAAATTTTACGTAACGAACGAATAGTCAAAATTTACAACTCAATCGAACACGtttttttaccaaaatgtTTACCCCACAATTAGTGACGAACCATTCGTGGGCGGGTTTATAGGCTCAACTAAGAAAGGATAGAAATATGGTAGAAGTTGTAAGAAATATAATGGCTGGATAACTCTTTCCGGTGTAGATCAGGTATGATCCAACACCACACAATCTGTATAGCTCTCGCTAGTACGAGAGAGGACACGATCGTCAATATTAGGCCCATGGGGCGGAGCGTGGGGGTTTAAATGGAGGCAACTTACACTCTCTTAAAATGTTTAGAGTACGCTTTTATTGCTATAAACATTGTTTGCCAGCAGTATCAAAACTTAACGATGAAAAGGTGGTGATGCTTGTTCTACTTCTTTTTAAGGTTTATCTACCAATCTGGACTAAAGGAAGGCAGGACAATTAAGAATGAACCATAAAACATCAGGCAAGCGTCCTGCAGCATGGAGCGAttaaaaggaaggaaggaagcccGTTGAATTCTGCGATACGGCATAACCATATAAAGAGAAAAAGCTTATTTATATATAGAcccaaatatatatatatatacacacaacACATACAAGTATCATAGGACGATAAGTAAGGACGCtaaggaaaggaaataaattaagcAGACAAAAAAGATTGCGAAAGTAAGATACACTCGGACAAGGAGGCATAAGAAGGAGGACCTAAATCCCATTATATCGAACAGCATGTAATGTAGTATTTATTTGTACACTTATTTTAGAAAATGCGAGATTTCGTTTTGCCTGTTGATAACCGGGGTAACCGTGCCCGTGATGGAGCAGCCGATCGTTTGATAAGTTGTACTTAGTTAAGCCCGTTTAGTGAAGTCAACGCGTTAGAGCCACTGGTATTGTGTAgtttatttccaaacacgcgcTGTAATCCGGTCTAGTGTAGAAATGTGTGAAGCAAGTTTTGTTTCAATCCCAATCGGCAATTAAACTAAAagctattgaaaaaaaagaaaaaatcattttaacaAAACACTTAAattggatgttttattttacctttatAGTTTCCTACAAAATTCTGCAACGGATATCATTCGCACACAGCTTTGGTTTGAAGCAAAGCAGTATAACGGGTTCGAGACGAAAGCGAAGCCAAACGGAAGACTGATTAGACTGGTGACTATAGCAGGGATGCCAGTATGGACATTTTCACCGACATCATCAAACCAGTCATTAAAACGAGCTTTCTCTTTGTGTCTTTTCAATTTGGTTGGTAATTTGTATGTAACACGTTTTAATTATCTTTTAGAGCAATTGGAATGTGTTTGTGGCCTAGGTTTTCCATCTTATAGAAGCAGATGCGGAGCGGCGATGTACGAGATGGGAATACGGATTAAAGGAAAATGTTGCTCGATCTTGACGCCGATGCTAGTGCGATCGGTAATGTGATCAAGTACATAGtgctaaatacaaccaaatAAAAATCTGCATCGGATTGCACATTAAACCGGAGGACGGATGGATGCGACGAAGCTCTCGACGAATGATGAACGTTTCCGCAGGACGTACATCAACACTTAAGCTAAAATGATAGCAAAATCATTACCACTATGCAAATGTATACCGTTTACTTACTTCGAGCCACAGAACCGGAACCTTCTACCTACCCGAGGGACCGATGGAACAGAAAGctaaccaaaaaccaaacaaaccaaatcacaaaaataaaccaccgcTTTATGTAAAACCAAGCCGTCCCCGGAGTGAGTCACTGTTACATCCGAACGCCAGTTGATTACACGGGTTTATCCTTCTTGAAGTTATTTTATTGATCGTCTTACAAATGATCGACCTTAAATGAAACGGAAAGTATTACCAAGTAAACGAAGCAATGCCAAAAAGCACTTCCACCCGAACATGTCGCTCCACCCTTCTTAATCCATACGGGTCTTCAGTTTCTTAACCGTTATCTTCTCCTTCTCGATAATGTACACCGTCGCGCCCCAACCGGAGATCGCATCCCGATCGAACGCGTTCACTAGGGCCTGGGAGATCACCTCGAACAGACTGTTCGGCTCCAGGTCCGGCTTCCACAGGGTTTCGCACATACCATACAGCTGTTCCGCGCAGGTTCCGGCGACAACGAAATCGTTCGGCAGGTTTGGACATCCGATCAAATCCATGTTGCAGATGAACGGTTCGTACGTCTTGGGGTCCAGCCCGGCAATGACCGGCTCGATGAAGTACGGTCCAAAGCGCTTCTCGTACAGGAAGTTGGACAGCATCGCCGCGAACCGCTCCGGCGTCATCTGACGGTTTTCGCGGACCTCGTACAGATTCTTGCGGAATAGCAGCCGCTGGTacaccgtcaggatgtccgtCTGGAGCCCGACCAGTCCGAGGTACATGTGTGGGTTGATTTCGaagattttctcaaaatctGTCGCGATCGTTTGTGCCTGAACGCCGAAGCGGTGGTCGGTCGCAAGCGCCACGCAGTTTTTGCCCTTCATCGCCACCACGCAACCGCCGTTGTACGCGAGGATAGACATGATTTCTCTTACTTTTAAACTGTAAACGGGAGAAAAGTGTGTTAATTCCTACAAATGTTTAGCGATAAACTATGATGCCGTACCTTCGGTGACTACCGCAAACGAGAGGTTAACTTGCAGATGTTTACTTGCAGTTTTATGAGAACATGACAGGACAGTATTTTGACATCTTGTCAATCACCAAGGAGCTCACAAGGAGGTGTCTGCACGAAGATTTCTAAAAAGTTGTACGATATTGTTTACTAATTCTAAATAACTCATAAACTGAAAAAATACTATTTACTATCTGTAAATACTTTATGCaagataatttaaataacaaaaatccACGATAGAatttcaaatcattgtgaATGAACATAAAACTAATCAGGTGAAATTATATGGGGCAAATTGACAAAGGGATGGGAAAAGTCTAGTAACTTCCAATGATGTTACCTGGTAATAACACACCTTGCTACTTTCTTCGAGTcaattttctttgaaaatgtaaatgttcCATGCGACTACCTCAGTCGCGGTTGACTACAAGTCTTGGATGGTCGTAAATGCGCTAGCTCGTCCAACCGCTCCGGCTCTTGTTTATCGTTGGTCGCAGCAAACATCGCTCGCGTGTGAAGGTGGCAAACATATTCCGCGACTGGTCGTTTTGCAATCTGAATATTCAAACTGATGTAAAGTGGTTTCTTTCTGTGAAAATTTCTCGTATTTTTGCTCCGTTCGGGTAGTTCCGAGCAGTTAGTGTATGGAAGAGTTCTAATGAAACTTACAGGAGAATCGACAACGATGACTTCTCCACTGAAGGCGCTGGTTGAGTTCCTGCGCTTAATTTACACCAAGTGCTACCGGAAGCTGGTTCGAGAATGCAACCAGTAAGTTTCATGACCAGTTAGTGCTCGCAATCAATgtgctttttttcaaataaaatatttcgattTATCTAACTCTAGTTTATCTAACAATGTTGCGTCTAGTAGCAAGTGTAAATCATCAAAGATATCCGTGCGTTTCATCTTTCCACCGCTTCCTTCGATCACAACTTGTGTCGCCCCGAGGGAGTTCGGTTACTTCTTGTGTGCCCACGTAAGGGTCGTTTTGTAACCGTAAACAATAATGCGTGCGGTGTAAAAACAACCCCACCCTCACCCGAAACCGAAGAAGGCGCGAAACCGCATCGCTTACAATTACGGGGTGAAAGTATGCTACCCCCGAATCGCCACCGCAGCGCACGTGTGCGTTCGAAATATTTTCGACGCTcgattaaaatacaaaatcaaGAGATGTTTTATGAACTAACGAAAGCGCTataaaatatcccaaaccACAATTCGTACCAGTTTCTCTGCGCCATAGTACTGTCACTCAAGCTGTTGTTGGGTCTAAATTTATTCTGtccttttgttggttttttttttttggttttggcaaAACCATCGATCCATCTCCAAATTGGCCAAattcgatagaaaaaaaaactaacgccACACAATGAAACCCGCGCCAGAACGCGAAGACACTTTTGGCAATTGCGGTGAACCCCGTTTTCCGTGCGGTGTGGGACTCgcggaaaaaagtgaaaaagtgcAGCAGTTGCACAAACTGCGAtgccaaaacaaaccattgcATCCATTTCCGTACCTACATTATCGATCGCGGCGAGCGACACGGCATGTGAAGTTTTGCGATTGTATCCGGGTGTGGTGGTAGGTCAGTTCAATGggcttttaaattatttaaattttaatccaAAGAAACTTAGTGCAAACGTTGGTAGCTTGGAAAATCTCTCAGTTTTGTTAAAGGAAAGTGACTGGCGTATGTAGATAAAGTGGGACAAACTTACTAGAAGATAAAAGCACATTGCCTTATATTTTCTTGAAGGTAAATAATGCATTTAAAAAGGTCCAGAAGGTATACGAACAACAATCAATACAACTGCAAGCGTATGGAGGACTTTAAAATGCAATTATACAAAAACTTGGTCATTGaatcaatgttgtttgccGACCCTGTGTGCCTGTGTGGACATCGCAAGTCTCACCCTTTATCTTCCCACTAGACACGTTTTCCGCACATTTATATGTGCGcaaataaacaacttttttctCCGCTCGTTATATTGTTTTATTGAGCAGCGGAATATCATGTTTACCCTCGTCACTAAactgtgtttgtatgtggttctGGCCACGGTTATCTATCGCAAAAGAGTGCAACTTTAGTGCAGGCATGTGGAATTGCATTCCCGTATAGTTTCCTCTCTCGGCCCACGATTCATTGCGAGgtttaaatggaaaattacACATCATACAATCCACCTGCCAATTTTGACGAATGCATTCATGCCGATAAAGCGATTTCCCACTGCCACGAGGAGAAAAGATAAGTGGTGTGAGATCACACCTCCATTACAGGATCTTCTCTATCTGCTGCGATGCTTTGTTTAACATCAACTAAAGTGATTTATCTCGAATCAGGCGAGTCGCATTAATTAACGGGGACTGGCCTAACATTGACATACATAAAATgggaagttttttgtttttcaattcttgcccccccccccctccccccccccccccccccccccccccgataTAAATATCGCTTCTTTCAAAATGGTTCCTACCACTAACGCCCAACATTTTCTTCCGATCCGAAtcgttaactttttttttctcatattCTGAGGAATCTCAATCGCTAATCTGACTTCATTCGTCGAAAAATACAGTACAGCACGATTATGCCAATTGTCACATAAATATTCTCAGAATCTCAtcaaaaagcacacacaaacattctTCCGCTTATTTCTTTTGATCTGCCATGGTCTATTTCAATCCGAGTGCATCTGCTCCAAAACCAGTTCTGAGACCTTTTGGGTCGAAAATAGCATCATAATTCCATCGCGATCGTCCACAATGCTATTCCGCGGCAATCAAAcgcagcaaaaaaaaccaccccatGTCGTCTTCATCGGGCAATCTTGGCCCCCTTTATCAACCATCAGCGGTTGGCTGCGATAAAGTTTGGAGATGCTTGTTAATCGAATCGAACATCGATAGCACACCGATGACGATATCGGAGTGAAGTTAATCTTAAGAGGCTTTACAGGAACTGTTCGAAATCGAAAGATTGTTTCACATTCGCGACATTTATAGATTTTGCTTACACTTCCATCTTCCCAACGGTAATGCACCTTATCATATTGTGGCCAACTGGCCAATCATATTATCGCACCCTTTGCTTCTACCGGGAATTTTTGCACTTGTTACATAAGACTCGTGGCAGCCATACTTTACCCTCGGGAGGCAATAAGACGAGTGCGAGAAAATACTTGGCTTGTGACTGTCCAAGCAACAAATTGAATCCCAGTCCGCCGTTTGACGTAAATGATTCTCGATCGGCACAGGTTGAATGCCAAAGGAATCGTTTTGCGTTGCGTTGCCGTGTCCTTCCATCACCTCCCACCTTTTTGCCCTTACTGCCGATTAGTTCGCTAATGTTGGATGATTGTTTGGTTTGCTGCACAAtggtttccttctttttctcccGTATTCGCCgtattccattttccaaaccaAGCCACTATGGGAAGATTATGAAACCATCATTAAGGCACAGGATTGGGGTGACGATTGGGTCAACGTTTCATGGTCGCGCCATGATGAACGATCACCACGTGGCCAGTGTGCGTGCATGCTGTGTTTCGGTGAAAGCCTTCCCTCGGCTCAAACCcgtcaacatccaaacaaaacCCTCCGTGGGACGAAGGGAT from Anopheles coustani chromosome 3, idAnoCousDA_361_x.2, whole genome shotgun sequence harbors:
- the LOC131258553 gene encoding protein tincar; this encodes MSITGSLVGYETGGDITMGSKKNRSLLNITATSNASSKQCQSLNSSISHGSMVLTGNTSGSLRRHTQPPIASSPTKHRRRRLHLNTLWSIWYGILVTLLQGYLIVQGTHRYIGLSALSWKYEKPTTELDIQIVFCGLVVLFLPLLLASALFRVGNLANDGMKLASGTKLWQGSTPAGHDGLEEEAFEGTLRSLWIHGGPTSAFIHIITAICLLLPRLLLEAKVIENGLLPRDNVWRTDLDFMVTHSDRLVVLSFMTSSPTYANSTASTVRPALSELERKLYRNGYFEQSDLVEKFADYDDSLGALDTSDEAFRTHEALEMGTLFAGGVNGPIAISTMENFHLVEPPTTLHTLPPVRNLRTTTVAPATGMGKHHRHSTSGPTASTVPPYASGEGSRESRRKEPNRNAAHHRKASNGKGHAGGKVKSQHAHHGNHHGQHHQEQQPRHRYVEEVDTRLELEEQQELDWSALNQPEGTPTLIEPPTSGVGGGKKSPSQKGNRPTSTTIQPATTVKSAPPKRPTATTTSTVAPTTTVKKAPAATKDSDIHILKPVNLPENIIPSTPVTTNSKIIEIKPPKGSTVASAKSPAAAASTGGANRKNKRESSGGGENFSSESLESIESIPSVDEDEFIIKDENGMEIKPAFLIGAAPGNLTFRPMQLVGFPALLAKLFGSPADRQFSAGSAWSTVPSAEFVNLAVALAVWAVRYPSVFWHTSKSFACLFSLQMIANGVDILLSFAGASVLYKLQTLGQALPLQAPALILNGTVTVALTILALVLTIASSMVLYLYGHGKLAAKVRDRRMITAKQSADVWAYFAHCSSLCFVLALAVVKAPLMHDLSATYRGSLDGAVLAAALGSVVHLFLWIVLWLGLTAKRRWHFKLPPLDGGRACGGPGTASQPLLRGNGSLRSPNGTSNGLPASAGQPGPGGASSGSGGEEETIYWPKIAPNSPKLKVTFNEVPSTSSELALGPHEHGNKRHPSGGTTIRLSSLTGEADDGDYATLRGPTGDLLHLGPYEHPGPSGSPPPPPPPPPQLDDCDLLDEASNSNTLVGSTNDHADDTSEEGKLLACVRDDSVTYASTRDLEPPISRTMSRETFMRSPEQSLSSPLAPVTVTVHNHLENVGPGSTPRCLRRADSGMPTEALTPRSDSTSTESSTSPPDCRDAPSETSSGVHSGEERDEVVIRPRSGPYKSIIKPPPPAIQEEPFGRSTNMKMSSFNKDGTSATLPLTRGSTDMHHRSDYPQCSTMPLPAGYHQQQHHHYHSQTSFTPPQSGSSRQQLQQHTTLPNGLRYATSSNQFLKRLPYMKNAESPYGHLGLGAGHHTFSKLLHDPLSGGGGGGVPGMPSHSHSNHSTFLPPATIPEDRDSANYSMISDQDREMYINAAQIGSMQMQH
- the LOC131272606 gene encoding proteasome subunit beta type-3; protein product: MSILAYNGGCVVAMKGKNCVALATDHRFGVQAQTIATDFEKIFEINPHMYLGLVGLQTDILTVYQRLLFRKNLYEVRENRQMTPERFAAMLSNFLYEKRFGPYFIEPVIAGLDPKTYEPFICNMDLIGCPNLPNDFVVAGTCAEQLYGMCETLWKPDLEPNSLFEVISQALVNAFDRDAISGWGATVYIIEKEKITVKKLKTRMD